ATATAGGCGTTACTGAAAATGGCGTAAAAGTAGATACCAATCTTGAGACAAGTGGGCGTTATCATTCTAACTGGCTGAATATGATGTATTCTCGCCTCTTGCTTGCAAGACAACTTTTAAAAGATGACGGAGTAATCTTTATTTCAATTGGAAATGAAGAAGTTCACCATTTACGAAAAATGTGTGATGAAATATTCGGTGAAAATAACTTTATTGAATGTATTACTTGGAATAAACGAGTTCCTAAAAACGATAAAGGTATTGGAAGTATACATGAATACATTGTTATTTATGTAAAAGACTCTTCGTTCAAGCATGAATTTACGATGCGTAAAAACGGACTTGAAGAGATAGAAGAATTTATTGCCAAGCTCAAAAACAATGCAACACCACTTAATGAAGCTGAGGAAGAAATACGAAAGTTATATAGGAAAAAAGATTATGATCGTGGAATTACTTTGTATAATTCTCTAAATGAACAATATCGATTGTGGGGCAAAATCAATATGAGTTGGCCCAACGCAAATTCATTTGGTCCAAGATATGAAGTAAAACATCCGATGACTGGTAGACCTGTAAAAATTCCAGATAGGGGTTGGCGTTGGAAAGAAGAAACCTTTAATGATGCTGCTGGCATTAAAAATGGTAACTATGAATCCATAATTAAGTTACATGATGGAACATTTATGTGTGGAAAAATATGGTTTGATAAAGACGAAACAACACAAGCTAGTTCCATAACTTATTTTGACGAAGTAGATAGATTTTTATTACGTTCGATTTTATCAACAAAAAGTGATGGTGGCATTGAAATCGAAAATATTTTTGAGGGAAAAAGCTTTTTCTCATATCCGAAACCAACAACTCTTATCAAGAGTTTAATCGATTCTTATCAGGAAGATAATAATATTATATTAGACTTCTTTGCCGGTTCAGGTACCACAGCACATGCTGTTATAGAACTTAATCGAGAAATCGGAGGCAATCGCAAATTCATCCTCGTCCAAATTCCAGAACTTACAGACGAAAGCTCCGAAGCATATAAGTCCGGCTACAAAAAAATCTCCGACATAACAATTGAACGTAACAAGCGCGTAATTCAGAAAATCGAAAAAGAAGAAGCGGAAAAGCAACCTTCATTACTTGATTCAGATAAAAAGCCTTTTAAAACAGGCTTCAAGGTCTATAAACTCGCCAAATCAAACTTCCCTCGTGTTGAATTTGTTCCCGACCCCGCTAAAACTGAAGAAGAAAATCTGGCCTTGCTTAATAAATACATAGACGAAAAAGAAGCCATGTTCCTTGCAATGGTTGATGAAAAAAATATTTTCGATGAAGTGCTGATGAAAAATGGTTTTATGCT
This is a stretch of genomic DNA from Candidatus Latescibacter sp.. It encodes these proteins:
- a CDS encoding site-specific DNA-methyltransferase, giving the protein IGVTENGVKVDTNLETSGRYHSNWLNMMYSRLLLARQLLKDDGVIFISIGNEEVHHLRKMCDEIFGENNFIECITWNKRVPKNDKGIGSIHEYIVIYVKDSSFKHEFTMRKNGLEEIEEFIAKLKNNATPLNEAEEEIRKLYRKKDYDRGITLYNSLNEQYRLWGKINMSWPNANSFGPRYEVKHPMTGRPVKIPDRGWRWKEETFNDAAGIKNGNYESIIKLHDGTFMCGKIWFDKDETTQASSITYFDEVDRFLLRSILSTKSDGGIEIENIFEGKSFFSYPKPTTLIKSLIDSYQEDNNIILDFFAGSGTTAHAVIELNREIGGNRKFILVQIPELTDESSEAYKSGYKKISDITIERNKRVIQKIEKEEAEKQPSLLDSDKKPFKTGFKVYKLAKSNFPRVEFVPDPAKTEEENLALLNKYIDEKEAMFLAMVDEKNIFDEVLMKNGFMLNYSKVKLDDFSKNNVFQIKDDFKECLICMDITIQKETLKELEPFKDNIFICLERALDTTMKWNLKHLLGDKLIAF